In Bacteroidales bacterium, the following are encoded in one genomic region:
- a CDS encoding radical SAM protein, which translates to MYDRYNRKINYLRVSVTDKCNLRCYYCMPPGGVELLRYEDILSYEEITDTVRYAVGQGIDKVRLTGGEPLIRRDIIKLVKMLSDIKGIKDLSMTTNGIFLKDYARDLAKSGLDRVNVSLDTLDPEKYSRITRGGDLLKAIEGVESAQREGLNPVKINTVVHKGFTEDDQRNLKDFCHRNGLELRLIREMDLNKGTFSVVEGGTGGDCRNCNRLRLTSDGRLKPCLFSNMGFDIRKLGKEKAFALALDRKPRKGGINTTCTFYRMGG; encoded by the coding sequence ATGTACGACAGATATAACAGAAAGATTAACTATCTCCGGGTTTCCGTTACAGATAAATGCAACCTGCGGTGTTACTATTGTATGCCGCCCGGAGGAGTAGAGCTTCTGCGTTACGAAGATATTCTTTCCTATGAGGAAATTACAGATACGGTTCGTTATGCTGTAGGTCAGGGAATTGACAAGGTAAGGCTTACCGGTGGAGAACCTCTGATCCGGCGGGATATCATTAAGCTTGTTAAAATGCTTTCTGATATAAAAGGGATTAAGGACCTTTCCATGACTACCAACGGTATTTTTCTGAAGGATTATGCCAGGGACCTAGCAAAGTCCGGGCTGGACAGGGTTAATGTAAGCCTGGATACCCTTGATCCGGAAAAGTACAGCAGAATAACCCGCGGAGGGGATCTTCTGAAAGCGATTGAAGGGGTGGAATCCGCACAAAGGGAAGGATTAAATCCTGTTAAAATCAATACGGTGGTTCATAAGGGTTTTACCGAAGATGACCAAAGAAACTTAAAAGATTTTTGTCATAGAAACGGATTGGAGTTACGACTCATACGGGAGATGGATCTGAATAAAGGAACTTTTTCCGTTGTAGAAGGCGGAACCGGTGGAGATTGCAGAAATTGTAACCGTTTGCGTTTAACTTCCGATGGAAGGTTGAAGCCCTGCTTGTTTAGTAATATGGGCTTCGATATTAGAAAATTGGGTAAAGAAAAGGCTTTTGCGCTTGCTTTGGACAGAAAGCCCCGTAAAGGTGGCATCAATACTACCTGTACTTTTTATCGCATGGGAGGGTGA